In Rahnella aquatilis CIP 78.65 = ATCC 33071, one DNA window encodes the following:
- a CDS encoding ABC transporter permease, with amino-acid sequence MQTQKSSPWINNQTFRKVLYPAVVAIVVILLWQGWVSYFKIPQFLVPSPVVMLESLWTNFGSLTMSLLFTLKITLISFLLSIVIGSVVAFVLVQNRFVETALFPYIVFLQVTPIVAIAPLIIIWVKDTTLSLVVCSTLMAVFPIISNTTQGLRSVSPGLLSYFQLSRASRLQILIRLRIPSALPYFFGALRISSGLSLIGAVVAEFVAGTGGNNTGLAYQILQAGYQLDIPLMFAALLLISLTGIALFGVMSWISRRALSAWHESEAVQSH; translated from the coding sequence ATGCAAACTCAAAAATCCTCTCCGTGGATCAATAACCAGACCTTTCGCAAGGTGCTGTATCCGGCAGTGGTCGCGATTGTGGTGATTTTGCTGTGGCAGGGCTGGGTGAGTTATTTCAAAATCCCCCAGTTTCTGGTGCCTTCGCCGGTAGTGATGCTGGAAAGCCTGTGGACCAACTTCGGCTCGCTGACGATGTCGCTGCTGTTTACGCTGAAAATCACCCTGATCTCGTTTTTACTGTCGATAGTCATCGGTTCGGTGGTGGCTTTCGTGCTGGTGCAAAACCGCTTTGTTGAAACTGCGTTGTTCCCGTACATCGTGTTTTTACAAGTAACGCCGATTGTCGCCATCGCGCCGCTGATCATCATCTGGGTCAAAGATACCACGCTGTCGCTGGTGGTGTGTTCGACACTGATGGCGGTGTTCCCGATCATTTCCAATACCACGCAGGGACTGCGCAGTGTCTCGCCCGGCCTGCTAAGTTATTTCCAGCTGAGCCGCGCCAGCCGTCTGCAAATCCTGATCCGGTTACGCATTCCTTCTGCCCTGCCGTATTTTTTCGGTGCGCTGCGCATTTCCAGCGGCCTGTCGCTGATTGGTGCGGTGGTCGCGGAATTTGTTGCCGGTACCGGCGGCAATAACACCGGTCTGGCCTACCAGATATTGCAGGCGGGATACCAGCTCGACATCCCGCTGATGTTTGCCGCCCTGCTGCTCATTTCACTCACCGGTATCGCGCTGTTTGGGGTGATGTCGTGGATTTCGAGGCGCGCCCTGAGCGCCTGGCATGAAAGCGAAGCCGTGCAATCTCATTAA
- a CDS encoding AraC family transcriptional regulator has translation MTPSRDAISLFDPDSTASAAVARHLDFTEYEAEVPVHTHRKGQLILALYGAVTCRAENDIWIVPPHCGVWIPGGIPHSARATWNAHLSYLFIEPGAAALPEQCCTFAISPLIRELISRLVREDTHYLPDSHAARLARVTLDELVNMPQQNFNLPVSAHPKIQRMADALVSHPHDRSTLNAWAKRLALSERSLARLMVRETGLSFGRWRQQLHLIIALRRLASGESVQNVASELGYESVNAFITMFKKSVGCTPALYFSERK, from the coding sequence ATGACGCCTTCCCGCGACGCTATTTCGCTTTTCGATCCTGACTCTACAGCCAGTGCGGCCGTGGCACGTCATCTTGATTTCACCGAGTACGAAGCGGAAGTCCCGGTGCACACGCACCGCAAAGGACAGTTAATTCTTGCCCTTTATGGTGCGGTTACGTGTCGGGCTGAAAATGATATCTGGATAGTGCCGCCCCACTGCGGCGTGTGGATCCCCGGTGGTATTCCCCATAGCGCGAGAGCCACCTGGAATGCGCATCTCAGCTACTTATTTATTGAGCCGGGCGCGGCCGCACTGCCGGAACAATGCTGCACATTTGCTATTTCTCCGCTGATTCGCGAACTGATTAGCCGTCTGGTCAGGGAAGATACGCATTACCTGCCGGACAGCCATGCCGCAAGGCTGGCCCGGGTGACGCTTGATGAGCTGGTGAATATGCCACAGCAGAATTTTAATTTGCCGGTTTCTGCCCATCCCAAAATACAGAGGATGGCCGACGCGCTGGTCAGTCATCCGCATGACCGCAGCACACTGAATGCGTGGGCAAAACGGCTGGCATTAAGTGAACGGTCCCTTGCCCGACTGATGGTGCGTGAAACCGGTCTGTCATTCGGACGCTGGCGTCAGCAACTCCATTTAATTATTGCATTACGGAGGCTTGCCAGCGGAGAGTCCGTGCAAAATGTGGCCAGTGAATTGGGCTATGAGTCAGTCAATGCGTTTATCACCATGTTTAAGAAGTCTGTCGGCTGCACGCCTGCGCTCTATTTTAGTGAAAGAAAATAA
- a CDS encoding ABC transporter ATP-binding protein, translating to MNSAPKLTVMSDVRSANPPPVPAIEVLSAEKIYSNGTRALLPVNLTINQGEFVTLLGPSGCGKSTLLKMVAGLTEPSDGKLVLWRRDSREKTQVPLSFVFQEATLMPWSNVQNNVRLPLDLAGVPRAEANTRVSEALELVGLGKFAKVLPRELSGGMQMRVSIARGLVTRPKLLLMDEPFGALDEITRNKLDSDLLRLWREQGLTVVFVTHSIHEAVFLSQRVIMMAARPGRVVEDIAITEPFPRSEDFRVSPAFSRYAKQLQDSLLQASQSGME from the coding sequence ATGAATTCAGCCCCTAAACTGACCGTGATGAGCGATGTCCGCTCAGCCAATCCTCCGCCCGTACCCGCCATCGAAGTGCTGTCGGCGGAGAAAATTTACAGCAACGGCACACGCGCCCTTTTGCCGGTCAATCTGACCATTAATCAGGGTGAATTCGTCACCCTGCTTGGCCCGTCGGGTTGTGGCAAAAGTACGCTGTTAAAAATGGTCGCCGGGCTGACGGAACCCAGCGACGGGAAACTGGTGCTGTGGCGGCGTGACAGTCGCGAAAAAACGCAGGTGCCGCTGTCTTTCGTGTTTCAGGAAGCCACGCTGATGCCGTGGAGCAATGTGCAAAACAACGTGCGTTTGCCGCTGGATCTCGCGGGCGTACCGCGGGCCGAAGCCAATACCCGCGTCAGCGAGGCGCTGGAACTGGTGGGGCTGGGTAAATTTGCCAAAGTCCTGCCACGCGAGTTGTCGGGCGGCATGCAGATGCGCGTCTCCATTGCCCGCGGACTGGTGACGCGTCCGAAACTGCTGCTGATGGATGAACCCTTTGGGGCGCTCGACGAAATCACCCGTAACAAGCTCGACAGCGACCTGCTGCGCCTGTGGCGGGAACAGGGTCTGACGGTGGTGTTTGTCACGCACTCGATTCATGAAGCGGTATTTCTGTCACAGCGGGTGATCATGATGGCAGCCCGTCCGGGGCGTGTGGTGGAAGATATCGCCATTACCGAGCCCTTTCCGCGCAGCGAAGATTTTCGCGTCAGTCCGGCGTTTTCACGCTATGCGAAGCAGTTGCAGGACAGCCTGCTGCAAGCCAGCCAATCGGGTATGGAGTAA
- the katG gene encoding catalase/peroxidase HPI translates to MSSSIDEEAKDAKPIVEANREASAGKCPFHEGNSNKASGGGTSNRDWWPNQLRVDLLNQHSHRSNPLGESFDYRKEFAKLDYSALKADLKGVLTASQPWWPADWGSYIGLFIRLAWHSAGTYRSVDGRGGSGRGQQRFAPLNSWPDNVSLDKARRLLWPVKQKYGQKISWADLYILAGNVALENAGFRTFGFGAGREDVWEPDLDINWGDETTWLEHRHPEELAKSPLGATEMGLIYVNPEGPNHSGDPASAAPAIRATFGNMGMNDEEIVALIAGGHTLGKTHGAADASNVGVDPETAPIESQGLGWANRHGTGAGADAITSGLEVIWSQTPTQWSNYFFENLFKYEWVQTRSPAGAIQFEAADAPDIIPDPFDSTKKRKPTMLVTDLTLRFDPEFEKISRRFHGDPQAFNEAFARAWYKLTHRDMGPKARYIGPEVPKEDLIWQDPLPVPVYHPTVADIAQLKEKIAASGLSVSELVSVAWASASTFRGGDKRGGANGARLALRPQRDWEVNAIAARVLPALEAIQQSFQKVSLADVIVLAGVVGVEKAAKAAHIDIDVPFTPGRVDARQDQTDIESFELLKPKADGFRNYRGDSANTSTENLLIDKAQQLTLTVPELTVLVGGLRALGANYDGSNLGIFSEKTGELNTDFFVNLLDMRTEWKAADGSGERFEGRDRVSGEVRFAATRADLVFGSNAVLRANAEVYASSDAKEKFVKDFVAAWTKVMDLDRFEL, encoded by the coding sequence ATGAGCAGTTCTATTGATGAAGAAGCAAAAGACGCAAAGCCGATTGTTGAAGCAAACAGAGAAGCCAGTGCCGGTAAATGTCCATTTCATGAAGGCAACAGCAATAAAGCGTCAGGTGGCGGGACAAGTAATCGTGACTGGTGGCCTAACCAGCTCAGGGTTGACCTGCTGAATCAGCACTCACATCGCTCAAACCCGTTGGGCGAATCCTTTGATTATCGTAAAGAATTTGCCAAATTAGATTACTCCGCACTGAAAGCCGATCTCAAAGGGGTGCTCACTGCGTCACAGCCCTGGTGGCCCGCCGACTGGGGCAGTTATATCGGTCTTTTCATCCGTCTGGCGTGGCACAGCGCCGGGACGTATCGTTCCGTTGACGGACGCGGCGGTTCAGGTCGCGGCCAGCAGCGTTTCGCGCCGTTAAACTCCTGGCCGGACAACGTCAGCCTGGATAAAGCGCGCCGCCTGTTGTGGCCGGTGAAACAAAAATACGGTCAGAAAATTTCCTGGGCCGACCTGTACATTCTGGCGGGCAACGTCGCGCTGGAAAACGCCGGTTTCCGCACCTTTGGTTTTGGTGCCGGGCGTGAAGACGTCTGGGAACCGGATCTGGATATCAACTGGGGTGACGAAACCACCTGGCTGGAACATCGTCATCCCGAAGAGCTGGCTAAATCGCCGCTGGGCGCAACGGAAATGGGGCTGATTTACGTCAACCCGGAAGGTCCGAATCACAGTGGTGATCCGGCTTCGGCGGCCCCGGCAATCCGTGCCACTTTCGGCAATATGGGCATGAACGATGAAGAGATTGTCGCGTTAATCGCCGGTGGTCACACCCTGGGTAAAACCCACGGTGCAGCCGATGCCAGCAACGTGGGTGTTGACCCTGAAACCGCGCCGATTGAATCACAAGGCCTGGGCTGGGCAAACCGTCACGGAACCGGGGCCGGTGCGGATGCCATCACGTCCGGTCTGGAAGTGATCTGGTCGCAGACCCCGACACAGTGGAGCAATTACTTCTTCGAAAACCTGTTCAAATATGAATGGGTGCAAACCCGCAGTCCGGCGGGGGCGATTCAGTTTGAAGCCGCCGATGCGCCGGATATTATTCCTGATCCGTTCGACAGTACGAAAAAACGCAAACCGACCATGCTGGTGACCGATCTGACCCTGCGTTTTGATCCGGAGTTTGAAAAAATATCGCGTCGTTTCCATGGTGATCCGCAGGCTTTCAACGAAGCCTTTGCCCGTGCATGGTACAAACTGACCCACCGCGATATGGGGCCTAAAGCGCGTTATATCGGACCGGAAGTGCCAAAAGAAGACTTAATCTGGCAGGATCCGTTGCCGGTTCCGGTGTATCACCCGACGGTTGCCGATATCGCGCAGCTGAAAGAAAAAATCGCTGCTTCCGGCCTGAGCGTCAGTGAACTGGTCTCGGTGGCGTGGGCTTCGGCATCTACCTTCCGTGGCGGCGACAAACGTGGCGGCGCAAACGGTGCGCGTCTGGCGCTGCGCCCGCAAAGAGACTGGGAGGTGAACGCCATTGCCGCCCGCGTGCTGCCCGCTCTGGAAGCCATCCAGCAGTCATTCCAGAAGGTGTCTCTGGCGGATGTGATCGTTCTGGCCGGGGTGGTCGGTGTTGAAAAGGCGGCGAAAGCGGCTCATATCGACATCGACGTGCCTTTCACGCCGGGCCGGGTGGATGCGCGTCAGGACCAGACCGATATTGAGTCGTTCGAACTGCTGAAACCGAAAGCGGATGGTTTCCGTAACTACCGGGGTGATTCAGCCAATACATCAACTGAAAATCTCCTGATCGACAAGGCGCAGCAACTGACCCTGACCGTGCCGGAATTAACGGTGCTGGTCGGCGGATTACGTGCGCTGGGGGCAAACTACGACGGCAGCAATCTCGGCATTTTCTCGGAAAAAACCGGCGAACTGAACACCGATTTCTTCGTCAATCTGCTCGATATGCGCACTGAATGGAAAGCCGCCGACGGCTCCGGTGAGCGTTTTGAAGGCCGTGACCGCGTCAGCGGAGAAGTCAGGTTCGCCGCCACGCGTGCCGATCTGGTGTTCGGCTCGAATGCGGTATTACGTGCCAACGCGGAGGTGTATGCCAGCAGTGATGCCAAAGAGAAATTCGTGAAAGACTTTGTCGCCGCCTGGACCAAAGTGATGGATCTCGACAGATTCGAACTCTGA
- a CDS encoding HlyD family secretion protein produces the protein MKPFFSLLARYMFTLSAVMAAAVIAFMMWKHYAQTPWTRDGRVRADVVQITPDVSGPVSRVAVRDNQWVNRGDVLYSIDPQWLKLAVISAQAEVDAKRNEMQMRQDAARRRSQISGVISKEDIQNTNSAAGVAAAEYQGALAALELAKLNLSRATIHSPADGYVTHLRLRPGDYASAGITKVAIIDASSFWIVGYFEETKMQHIHVGSAAKIVLMGYEPTLTGHVESIGRGIDDSNDAPGSQGLPDVESTFSWVRLAQRVPVRIHIDQLPEGVELVAGMTASVAINASKRAEVKADHKALLLSGR, from the coding sequence ATGAAGCCATTTTTTTCTCTGTTAGCCCGTTATATGTTTACCCTAAGCGCCGTCATGGCGGCAGCGGTTATTGCCTTCATGATGTGGAAACATTATGCACAGACACCCTGGACGCGTGACGGTCGTGTACGGGCCGATGTGGTACAAATCACGCCAGATGTTTCCGGACCGGTCAGCCGCGTCGCAGTGCGCGATAACCAATGGGTTAATCGCGGTGACGTGCTTTATTCAATCGATCCGCAATGGTTGAAACTGGCGGTGATCAGCGCTCAGGCTGAGGTTGATGCGAAGCGAAATGAAATGCAAATGCGTCAGGATGCGGCCAGACGCCGCAGTCAGATTAGCGGGGTGATTTCGAAAGAAGATATACAAAATACAAACAGTGCGGCGGGCGTGGCGGCGGCGGAATACCAGGGGGCGCTGGCCGCGCTGGAACTGGCGAAGCTCAATCTTTCCCGCGCAACGATTCACTCTCCGGCAGATGGCTATGTCACGCACCTGAGACTGCGTCCCGGCGATTATGCCAGCGCAGGGATAACAAAAGTTGCCATTATTGATGCCAGCAGTTTCTGGATAGTCGGCTATTTTGAGGAAACGAAAATGCAGCATATTCATGTCGGTAGCGCGGCGAAAATCGTGCTGATGGGATATGAACCGACGCTGACCGGCCACGTGGAAAGCATTGGTCGCGGGATAGATGACAGCAATGACGCACCGGGCAGCCAGGGGCTCCCTGATGTAGAGTCGACGTTCAGCTGGGTACGACTCGCTCAGCGGGTTCCGGTTCGCATCCATATTGATCAACTGCCCGAAGGGGTCGAACTGGTGGCAGGCATGACCGCCAGTGTCGCCATCAACGCGTCAAAGCGCGCGGAGGTGAAAGCCGATCATAAGGCTCTTTTGTTATCTGGCCGGTGA
- a CDS encoding LLM class flavin-dependent oxidoreductase — MKKIGFLSFGHWTPSPQSGTRSAADALLQSIDLAVAAEELGADGAYFRVHHFARQLASPFPLLAAIGAKTRKIEIGTGVIDMRYENPLYMAESASAADLISGGRLQLGISRGSPEQVIDGWRYFGYQPEEGETEADMARRHTEKLLDVLRGEGFAKPNPQPMFANPPGLLRPEPYSEGLRERIWWGAGSNATAAWAAKLGMNLQSSTLKDDETGEAFHIQQAQQIRAYRKAWAEAGHERAPRVSVSRSIFALMDDRDRAYFGGSGDDGDKVGFLDEKTRAIFGRSYAATPDRLITLLKQDEAIAEADTLLLTVPNQLGVDYNVHVIESILKYVAPEMGWRE; from the coding sequence ATGAAAAAGATTGGATTTTTATCATTTGGACACTGGACACCGTCACCCCAGTCGGGCACGCGCTCGGCGGCTGATGCCTTATTGCAATCTATCGATCTGGCGGTCGCCGCCGAAGAACTGGGCGCCGATGGTGCGTATTTCCGGGTGCATCACTTTGCGCGCCAGCTGGCATCGCCTTTTCCGTTGCTGGCCGCCATCGGCGCGAAAACCCGCAAGATTGAGATCGGTACCGGCGTTATCGATATGCGTTATGAAAATCCGCTGTATATGGCGGAAAGCGCCAGTGCGGCGGATCTGATTTCCGGGGGGCGTTTACAACTGGGTATCAGCCGTGGCTCTCCGGAGCAGGTCATCGACGGCTGGCGCTATTTTGGTTATCAGCCGGAAGAAGGCGAAACGGAAGCCGATATGGCGCGCCGTCATACAGAAAAACTGCTTGATGTCCTGCGTGGCGAAGGTTTTGCGAAACCGAATCCGCAACCGATGTTTGCGAATCCGCCGGGTTTGTTACGCCCTGAGCCGTATTCAGAAGGGCTGCGTGAACGTATCTGGTGGGGCGCAGGGTCGAATGCCACCGCAGCCTGGGCGGCGAAACTGGGCATGAACCTGCAAAGTTCCACGCTGAAAGATGATGAAACCGGTGAGGCGTTCCATATTCAACAGGCGCAGCAAATTCGCGCATACCGCAAGGCATGGGCGGAGGCGGGGCATGAGCGCGCACCGCGTGTCTCCGTCAGCCGCAGTATTTTTGCCCTGATGGATGACCGCGACCGCGCGTATTTTGGTGGCAGCGGCGATGACGGCGACAAAGTCGGGTTCCTCGATGAGAAAACCCGCGCTATTTTTGGCCGCAGCTATGCAGCGACACCGGACCGGCTGATCACACTGCTGAAACAGGATGAAGCGATCGCTGAAGCCGATACGTTATTGCTGACCGTCCCGAATCAGCTCGGCGTCGATTACAACGTGCACGTGATTGAGTCAATCCTCAAATATGTCGCCCCTGAAATGGGCTGGCGTGAGTAA
- a CDS encoding FAD-binding oxidoreductase translates to MDSEQRQQALALIQQALPDLDWTLQSPKVKRLSRDFHWFSPVLKRQLEDKQADAVVRPRSEEELSLLVQACVKHQLPLILRGGATGNYGQLVPLEGGILVDMTGFDQICELGNGVVRAQAGIRLSAIETLTRPAGWELRCMPSTYRLASLGGLYGGGFGGIGSINYGPLGAPGNVLSVKVMTMEAEPRILHVPAPQALLLHHAYGSNGIVLEVELALAPVHSWTERLDVFDDFTDALDYANAIARSPGLVKRQLALFAAPIPSYFSHLNGHYQASQHAVISVIAQESEGFCAGLLEKYRGHSAVRQSADVAREANASLMEYCWNHTTLHALKIDSSLTYLQTAFNHANYRQQIIDMAALLGDEVISHIEFLRDNDGNITASGLQLVRYSTEERLNEIMNIFRDNGVKINNPHVYHIEDGKQGEIKPDVVSVKKCLDPGGLLNPGKLRGWEVRDSLVLDNNPLLLRD, encoded by the coding sequence ATGGACAGCGAACAACGTCAACAGGCGCTTGCCCTGATTCAGCAGGCGCTCCCGGATCTCGACTGGACTTTGCAGTCGCCCAAGGTCAAGCGCCTTTCGCGCGATTTTCACTGGTTCAGCCCGGTGCTGAAGCGGCAACTGGAAGACAAACAGGCCGATGCCGTGGTCAGGCCGCGCAGCGAAGAAGAGCTGAGTTTACTGGTGCAGGCCTGCGTTAAGCATCAGTTACCGCTGATTTTGCGCGGCGGCGCGACCGGTAACTACGGCCAGCTGGTGCCGCTGGAAGGCGGAATTCTGGTGGACATGACCGGCTTTGATCAGATCTGCGAACTGGGTAACGGCGTGGTGCGTGCCCAGGCGGGGATCCGTCTTTCCGCGATTGAAACCCTGACCCGTCCGGCAGGCTGGGAATTGCGCTGCATGCCGTCAACCTACCGGCTCGCCAGCCTCGGCGGCCTTTACGGCGGCGGCTTTGGCGGCATCGGCTCCATTAACTACGGTCCGCTCGGCGCGCCGGGCAATGTGCTCAGCGTCAAGGTCATGACCATGGAAGCCGAGCCGCGCATTCTGCACGTTCCTGCGCCGCAGGCATTACTGCTGCATCATGCTTACGGCAGCAACGGCATTGTACTGGAGGTTGAACTGGCGCTGGCACCGGTTCACTCGTGGACTGAACGGCTGGACGTGTTCGATGACTTCACCGACGCACTCGATTATGCCAATGCAATTGCCCGTTCGCCGGGGCTGGTCAAGCGCCAGCTTGCGCTGTTTGCCGCGCCGATCCCGTCTTATTTCAGTCATCTGAACGGGCATTATCAGGCCAGTCAGCATGCGGTGATTAGCGTGATTGCGCAGGAAAGCGAAGGGTTTTGTGCCGGTCTGCTGGAAAAATACCGTGGACACAGCGCGGTACGGCAGTCTGCCGATGTGGCGCGTGAGGCCAATGCGTCACTGATGGAATATTGCTGGAACCATACCACGCTGCACGCACTGAAAATCGACAGCTCCCTGACCTATTTACAGACGGCGTTTAATCATGCGAATTATCGTCAGCAGATTATCGATATGGCGGCGCTGTTGGGTGACGAGGTTATTTCGCATATTGAATTCCTGCGTGACAATGACGGCAATATCACCGCCAGCGGCTTACAACTGGTTCGTTATTCTACCGAAGAAAGGCTGAATGAAATAATGAACATCTTCCGTGATAATGGCGTGAAAATAAATAATCCTCACGTTTATCACATTGAAGATGGCAAACAGGGAGAAATTAAACCTGACGTCGTTTCCGTTAAAAAGTGTCTTGACCCCGGCGGGTTACTTAATCCCGGCAAGCTCCGGGGCTGGGAGGTACGCGACTCACTGGTATTAGATAACAATCCCCTGCTATTGCGTGACTGA
- a CDS encoding FUSC family protein, whose protein sequence is MFNSLRRAFPSSFLLNDANALLYSAKTFTAAMLAYYIALAIGLDRPSWSIITVYIVSQTSVGASLSRSVYRLMGTITGAAMTVVIVPGFVNTPIICSLVLTGWITLCLYFSQLDRTPRAYAFVLAGYTASLIGFPAVFEPGTIFDIAITRVQEITIGILCASFIHRYVIPRRITGLFNSKLSATQRDARRMVTDTLKSASGGKEKQLQLALALQSLEGFGHHLPYDFAISKSSRKARQLIHDRLSRLLVLSNQLQDYLHELKNLPESLAMLVREATDWLACEDSSARKSGAETLRLRCVALQQQLRADELNFKEALQVNFVKRLQETILLLQQCEQLSHAILFAKPEHVPDIAREVKGYVYHRDHFTAARAALGAFAIIFSGCLLWIYSAWPDGATAVSILGVCCTLFGSFDTPVPHIVKYIAGSVYGVVISLLYSFILLPQVTEFSVLVAVLAPAYLLAGSLQARPPTTFMAMGITLTLPIMSELGARYSGDFASAINTAIALFAATGYAVVSMSLLQTVQADSAIRRLLHRCRRDIRYRAKGLSSTHDVTWMNLMIDRTALILPRLQRSNQAADAVLNSLLNYLNTGLAVTYLRRSLNQLRGETATQVNNLLNLLARGAQPRELQQRIDIILAIDSPDSPEPPHALIEHIVDLHCALKERDKKPDQEQTHDD, encoded by the coding sequence ATGTTTAACTCTTTACGCAGGGCGTTCCCCTCCTCCTTTCTTCTTAATGATGCGAACGCGTTGTTATATTCGGCCAAGACCTTTACCGCGGCTATGCTGGCGTATTACATCGCGTTAGCTATCGGTCTGGACAGGCCTTCCTGGTCCATTATTACCGTCTATATCGTTTCGCAAACGTCCGTCGGTGCCTCACTGAGCCGAAGCGTTTATCGCCTGATGGGAACGATAACCGGTGCGGCGATGACGGTGGTGATTGTGCCGGGTTTTGTTAACACCCCGATCATTTGCAGTCTGGTACTCACCGGCTGGATAACACTTTGCCTTTATTTTTCGCAGCTTGATCGTACCCCCCGCGCTTATGCCTTTGTACTGGCGGGCTACACGGCGAGTCTTATCGGCTTTCCTGCCGTATTCGAGCCGGGCACCATTTTTGATATTGCCATCACCCGGGTGCAGGAGATCACGATCGGCATCCTGTGCGCCAGCTTTATCCACCGGTATGTCATACCCAGGCGTATTACGGGTCTCTTCAACAGCAAGCTCTCGGCAACGCAACGTGATGCCCGCAGGATGGTGACTGACACGTTAAAAAGCGCGTCCGGCGGGAAAGAAAAGCAACTTCAACTTGCGCTGGCGTTACAGTCTCTTGAGGGGTTTGGCCACCATCTGCCGTATGACTTCGCGATATCAAAATCATCGCGTAAAGCGCGTCAGTTAATCCATGACAGATTGTCACGGCTTTTGGTACTGAGTAATCAGTTACAGGATTACCTGCATGAATTAAAAAACTTACCGGAAAGCCTTGCGATGCTGGTCCGTGAGGCCACGGACTGGCTCGCCTGTGAGGATTCATCCGCGCGTAAGTCCGGTGCCGAAACGCTGCGGCTACGCTGTGTGGCGTTGCAACAACAGTTACGCGCTGACGAATTAAATTTTAAAGAGGCGTTGCAGGTTAATTTTGTCAAACGACTGCAAGAGACAATCCTGCTTTTGCAGCAATGCGAACAGCTTTCTCATGCCATCCTTTTCGCGAAACCTGAGCATGTGCCTGATATCGCCAGGGAGGTAAAAGGTTATGTTTATCACCGGGATCACTTTACGGCTGCGCGTGCTGCGCTGGGGGCGTTTGCCATCATCTTCAGTGGCTGCCTGCTATGGATTTATTCCGCCTGGCCTGATGGCGCCACGGCAGTATCAATTCTTGGCGTCTGCTGCACATTATTTGGCAGTTTCGACACCCCGGTTCCTCATATCGTTAAATATATTGCGGGCTCAGTCTACGGGGTCGTTATCAGCCTGCTTTATAGCTTCATCCTTCTCCCTCAGGTAACCGAGTTTTCTGTATTGGTGGCGGTACTTGCGCCTGCATATCTGCTGGCCGGATCGCTGCAGGCCAGACCGCCCACCACGTTTATGGCGATGGGCATCACCTTAACGCTCCCCATTATGTCGGAACTGGGGGCGCGCTACAGTGGTGATTTTGCCTCTGCGATCAACACGGCGATCGCATTATTTGCCGCAACCGGCTATGCCGTGGTCAGTATGAGTTTGTTACAGACCGTCCAGGCAGATTCTGCTATCCGTCGTCTGCTGCACCGGTGTCGGCGTGATATCAGATATCGTGCAAAGGGCCTCTCATCCACCCATGATGTGACCTGGATGAACCTGATGATAGACCGGACCGCATTGATCCTGCCCCGGCTCCAGCGCAGTAATCAGGCAGCGGACGCCGTGCTTAACAGTTTGCTCAATTATCTGAACACGGGCCTTGCAGTGACGTATTTAAGACGCTCCCTGAATCAGCTCAGGGGAGAAACAGCAACACAGGTCAATAACCTTCTGAATCTGCTGGCCCGTGGCGCGCAGCCCCGGGAATTGCAGCAACGTATTGACATCATCCTCGCCATTGACTCTCCGGATTCACCTGAACCCCCGCACGCGCTCATTGAACATATTGTGGATCTGCACTGTGCGTTAAAAGAGAGAGATAAGAAACCGGACCAGGAACAGACACATGATGACTGA
- a CDS encoding DUF1656 domain-containing protein yields the protein MMTDINIGGVFLPGLLVMALMAFFGTILITPFLSFSPFYRRLPCRPLIDFTTFIIIFALLMQGLDALGLLV from the coding sequence ATGATGACTGATATTAATATCGGGGGCGTCTTTTTGCCTGGCTTATTAGTCATGGCTTTGATGGCGTTTTTCGGCACGATTTTAATCACGCCTTTTCTCTCTTTTAGCCCATTCTATCGGCGTTTGCCCTGTCGGCCGCTGATTGATTTCACGACGTTTATCATTATCTTCGCCTTGTTAATGCAGGGTCTGGACGCGTTAGGATTATTAGTATGA